From Antricoccus suffuscus:
GGTTGCGTCCGGATCAACACCCGCTGTACCGGGGGCTGACGGCGCGCGTGATCTGTCGCCCGAGTGTCACGCAGGCTAACCACAAGTAGCGCTCCCAGCCGGGTCACGTGTCTTCCTTGCCACCGCACACAAATGTATGGTTCGGCAGCGCTGACGGCGGGACCTTGCGGCCAAACAGCACAAATGTACGATCGGTGCAGGGACTTCGCAGAAAGTGGTGACAGATGGCGGGTGACTCGCCGCGGATCACGGGGCAGGTTCTCGCGGACGACGGGCAGGTTCCCGCGGATCACGGGGCAGGTTCTCGCGGCCGACGGGGAAAGTTCCCGCGGATCGCGGGTTAGAGGGCGAGGGGCAGGATCGCGGACAGGTCGGCGCGCTGGCCGCTGGTGGTCACCAGAGCGTCGGCTACCGCCGAACCCCACCCCAGTACGCCGGTGGCCAGCAGTAACCAGGTACGTGGATCGGTCTCGATCACGTTGGGCGGCGTACCCCGTTTGTGGGTCAGGCCCTCGATGCACTGCACCGCGACGTACGGCGGGATCCGCACTTCCACGGCGCCACCAGGGTGTTCGGCCGCGAGATAGCGCGCGCTGAGCCGTACGGCGGCCGCGACCAATGGGCGGGCCGGTGCCGCGTCCGCGTCCTGCAGCCACGGCGCGACTGCGGCGAGCGCGTCGCGCACCTCGTCTGCCGTGGGTGGTCTGCGGACGGTCAGTGCAAGTCCTCCGCGAGTCCCTGCGCGGCGACCTCGGCCGAACCGAACAACGTCGGCAGGGTCCCACTCCACGCGTCCGCCAGCTCGGCGACCTTGATGCCGAACCCGCCCTGTACGTCGATCTCGTCGCCGTCTGACTCGACGATCCCGATCTGCGCCCACGGCAGCTCATGCTGGGTCAGCAGGTCGGTGAAGCGCGCTTGCTGCTCCCGAGGCACGGCCACCAGGGCCCGGCCAGCAGACTCGGCAAACAGGAACGTGAACAGCCCGTCGACATCGGCGTACTGCGCCGGCGGCACGATCGTGGCACCGACGTTGCCGCGCATGCACGACTCCGCGGCCGCCTGCCACAGACCACCGTCGGAAAGGTCATGCGCCGCGGAGATCAGCCCGTCGCGCGACGCGGCGACCAGTGCCTCAGCGAGCCGACGTTCGCGCTGCAGGTCGAGCTTCGGCGGTACGCCACCGATGTGGCCGTGCTCGGCGAAGGCCCATTCGGAGCCGTCGAACTCAGGCAAGGTGTCCCCGACCAGGATCAGCGTCTCCTCCGGCGTACCTCCGAAGGCCATCGGCGTACGCCGGGTCACGTCGTCAAACGTGCCGAGTACGGCGAGCACGGGCGTCGGGTGGATCGCGGTGTCGCCGGTCTGGTTGTAGAAGCTCACGTTGCCGCCGGTCACCGGCAGGCCGAGCTCACGGCACGCGTCGGCAAGTCCGCGGACGGTCTGCTGGAACTGCCACATCACGCCGGCATCCTCGGGGCTGCCGAAGTTGAGGCAGTCCGACACGGCCAGCGGTACGGCGCCGGTCACCGCGACGTTGCGGTAGGCCTCAGCCAAGGCCAGCTGCGCACCTAAGTAGGGATCCAGCTTGCCGTAGCGGCCGTTGCCGTCGGTCGACAGCGCGATCCCGCGGCCGGTCTGCTCGTCGACCCGGATCACGCCGGAGTCCTCCGGCTGGGCAAGCACGGTGTTGCCGCGCACGTAGTGGTCGTACTGCTCGGTGACCCACGACTTGTCGCACAGGTTGGGCGTCGCGACCATCCGCAGCGCCAACGCACGCAACTCGCCGGGGGTGGAGGGCTTCGGCAACGCCGCCGCCGTGTCCGCGATCAGCGCATCCTGCCACTCCGGCCGCTCGATGGGCCGGTGATAGACCGGTCCCTCGTGCGCGACGGTCCGCGGGGGTACGTCGACGATCCGCTCGCCGTGCCAGTCGACGGTCAGCTGCTCGCCGTCGGTGACCTCGCCGATGATCGAGGCGGTCACGTCCCATTTCGCGCAAATAGCGAGGAACTGGTCGATGTGCGCCGGTTCGACGACCGCGCACATCCGCTCCTGCGACTCGCTCATCAGGATCTCTTCGGGTGACAGCGTCGCATCGCGCAGCGGCACCTTGTCGAGCTCGATGTGCATCCCACCGTCACCGGCGGACGCGAGCTCGCTGGTCGCGCAGGACAGTCCCGCGCCGCCGAGATCCTGGATGCCGACGACGAGGTCGGCAGCGTAGATCTCCAGGCAGCACTCGATGAGCAGCTTCTCGGTGAACGGGTCGCCGACCTGCACACTCGGCCGCTTGGCCGGTCCTTCGTCGCCGAACGTCTCGGACGCGAGCACCGACACGCCGCCGATACCGTCGCCGCCGGTCCGGGCGCCGAAAAGTACGACGAGATTGCCCGGCCCCGCTGCCTTCGCGAGCTTGATGTCCTCGTGACGTACGACGCCGACCGCGAGCGCGTTGACGAGCGGGTTGCCGGCGTAGCAGGGATCGAAAACGATCTCGCCGCCGATGTTGGGTAGTCCCAGGCAGTTTCCGTAACCGCCGATACCGGCGACGACACCGGGTAGCACGCGGCGGGTGTCCAGCGCGTCCGCCGGCCCGAATCGCAGCGGGTCCATCACGCCAACCGGACGGGCGCCCATGCTGATGATGTCGCGGACGATGCCCCCGATGCCGGTGGCCGCGCCCTGATAAGGCTCGACGAACGACGGATGGTTGTGCGACTCGATCTTGAAGGTGACCGCCCAGCCGTCACCGATGTCGACGACACCGGCGTTTTCACCGATCCCGACCAGGAGCGCGTCGGACTTCGGCAGGTCGCCGAAGGTGCTCAAATGCACCTTGGACGACTTGTAGGAGCAATGCTCGGACCACATGACCGAATACATCGCGAGTTCGGCGGAGGTGGGCCGGCGGCCGAGGATCTCGCGGATCCGCTGGTATTCGTCGTCCTTCAGCCCGAGTTCGGCGTACGGCTGCTCGACCTGCGGCGACCCCGCGGCGTTGTCGGTGGTGTCGATCGTGCTCACGCGCCCACCCCCGACAGTGCGTTGAGCGCGGACGTGAAGAAGCCGAGGCCATCGTCGGTCGGCCCGGTGAGTGGATCGATCGCGTGCTCGGGGTGCGGCATCAGGCCGACGATCCGGCCGGTCGCGTCGGTGATCCCGGCGATGTCGCGTGCCGAGCCGTTGGGGTTGCCGCCGACGTACCGCGCGATCACCCGGCCCTCAGACTCCAGCGCATCGAGCACCGGTTCGTCGGCGACGTAACGCCCCTCGCCGTGCTTGACCGGGATGACGACCTCGGCATTGGGTGCGTACGCCGAGGTCCACGGGGTAGTGGTGTTTTCCATCCGCAGCGACTGGTCCTTGGTGCGGTAGTGCAGGTGCGCATTGCGAGTGAGTACGCCGGGCAGCAGATGTGCCTCGCAAAGGATCTGGAAGCCGTTGCAGATGCCGAGGATCGGGACACCGCGTTTGGCCGCGTCGATCAC
This genomic window contains:
- a CDS encoding sterol carrier family protein, with the protein product MRDALAAVAPWLQDADAAPARPLVAAAVRLSARYLAAEHPGGAVEVRIPPYVAVQCIEGLTHKRGTPPNVIETDPRTWLLLATGVLGWGSAVADALVTTSGQRADLSAILPLAL
- the purL gene encoding phosphoribosylformylglycinamidine synthase subunit PurL, with product MSTIDTTDNAAGSPQVEQPYAELGLKDDEYQRIREILGRRPTSAELAMYSVMWSEHCSYKSSKVHLSTFGDLPKSDALLVGIGENAGVVDIGDGWAVTFKIESHNHPSFVEPYQGAATGIGGIVRDIISMGARPVGVMDPLRFGPADALDTRRVLPGVVAGIGGYGNCLGLPNIGGEIVFDPCYAGNPLVNALAVGVVRHEDIKLAKAAGPGNLVVLFGARTGGDGIGGVSVLASETFGDEGPAKRPSVQVGDPFTEKLLIECCLEIYAADLVVGIQDLGGAGLSCATSELASAGDGGMHIELDKVPLRDATLSPEEILMSESQERMCAVVEPAHIDQFLAICAKWDVTASIIGEVTDGEQLTVDWHGERIVDVPPRTVAHEGPVYHRPIERPEWQDALIADTAAALPKPSTPGELRALALRMVATPNLCDKSWVTEQYDHYVRGNTVLAQPEDSGVIRVDEQTGRGIALSTDGNGRYGKLDPYLGAQLALAEAYRNVAVTGAVPLAVSDCLNFGSPEDAGVMWQFQQTVRGLADACRELGLPVTGGNVSFYNQTGDTAIHPTPVLAVLGTFDDVTRRTPMAFGGTPEETLILVGDTLPEFDGSEWAFAEHGHIGGVPPKLDLQRERRLAEALVAASRDGLISAAHDLSDGGLWQAAAESCMRGNVGATIVPPAQYADVDGLFTFLFAESAGRALVAVPREQQARFTDLLTQHELPWAQIGIVESDGDEIDVQGGFGIKVAELADAWSGTLPTLFGSAEVAAQGLAEDLH
- the purQ gene encoding phosphoribosylformylglycinamidine synthase subunit PurQ, which codes for MARIGIVTFPGSLDEQDCARAVRRAGAEAVALWHGDHDLHNVEAIILPGGFSYGDALRCGAIAKFSPVMGEVIDAAKRGVPILGICNGFQILCEAHLLPGVLTRNAHLHYRTKDQSLRMENTTTPWTSAYAPNAEVVIPVKHGEGRYVADEPVLDALESEGRVIARYVGGNPNGSARDIAGITDATGRIVGLMPHPEHAIDPLTGPTDDGLGFFTSALNALSGVGA